In Modestobacter versicolor, a single genomic region encodes these proteins:
- a CDS encoding GlxA family transcriptional regulator, with the protein MPAPTPHEVAVLALETTVAFELGLPHAFLGGAVDADGHPLYRVRVASEDGAPVRTSAGYLVQPDHDLRLLETADTVVVPGIYGGPQYDGRGLSPTLGDALTRAAGHARMVSICTGAFVLAAAGLLDGRPATTHWMHAAAFTGFFPQVDLDADVLFVDDGDVLTSAGNAAGIDLLLHLVRRDHGSDVANSVARRRVVSPWREGGQSQFIERPLPDPADTGTADTRAWALTRLGEPLTLAELAGHARMSVRTFTRRFRQETGLSPQRWLTQQRVALARRLLESTDTPVERVATEAGFGTTASLRQHLHAAIGVAPLTYRRTFRGSAPASGAPTPM; encoded by the coding sequence ATGCCCGCGCCGACGCCGCACGAGGTCGCCGTCCTCGCCCTGGAGACCACCGTCGCCTTCGAGCTGGGCCTGCCGCACGCCTTCCTCGGCGGCGCGGTCGACGCCGACGGGCACCCCCTGTACCGGGTCCGCGTCGCCTCCGAGGACGGCGCCCCGGTGCGCACGAGCGCCGGCTACCTGGTGCAGCCCGACCACGACCTCCGCCTGCTCGAGACGGCGGACACCGTCGTCGTCCCCGGGATCTACGGCGGGCCGCAGTACGACGGCCGCGGCCTCTCCCCCACCCTCGGCGACGCGCTGACCCGGGCCGCCGGGCACGCCCGGATGGTCTCCATCTGCACCGGCGCGTTCGTGCTGGCCGCCGCCGGGCTGCTCGACGGCCGGCCGGCGACCACCCACTGGATGCACGCCGCCGCCTTCACCGGCTTCTTCCCCCAGGTCGACCTGGACGCCGACGTGCTGTTCGTCGACGACGGCGACGTGCTCACCTCGGCCGGCAACGCCGCGGGAATCGACCTGCTGCTGCACCTGGTGCGGCGCGACCACGGCAGCGACGTGGCCAACAGCGTCGCCCGCCGCCGGGTGGTCTCGCCGTGGCGGGAGGGCGGCCAGTCGCAGTTCATCGAGCGGCCGCTGCCCGACCCCGCCGACACCGGGACGGCGGACACCCGGGCCTGGGCGCTCACCCGCCTCGGCGAGCCGCTGACCCTGGCCGAGCTCGCCGGGCACGCGCGGATGAGCGTGCGCACCTTCACCCGCCGGTTCCGCCAGGAGACCGGGCTCAGCCCGCAGCGGTGGCTGACCCAGCAGCGGGTGGCGCTGGCCCGACGGTTGCTCGAGTCGACCGACACCCCGGTCGAGCGGGTCGCCACCGAGGCCGGGTTCGGCACCACCGCCTCGCTGCGCCAGCACCTGCACGCGGCCATCGGGGTGGCCCCGCTGACCTACCGGCGCACCTTCCGCGGCTCCGCCCCGGCCAGCGGGGCGCCCACCCCCATGTGA
- a CDS encoding MFS transporter yields the protein MTTVLPPRTHRVHPAWWVAGVTFVALIGAAAFRAVPGVLIDPLHEEFGWSLSTISAAVAINLALYGLTAPFAAALMDRFGIRRVVVTALLVVAAGSGATVFMTASWQLILCWGVLVGLGTGSMALSLVATVTGRWFVERRGLVSGVLTAAGATGQLVFLPVVAVVDERWGWRPAALGTAAAALAVVPFVVWLLRDRPRDLGVAPYGGTAADDVDPVGGNPARTALRGLADAVRTRPFWLLAGGFLICGASTNGLVQPHFIPAAHDHGMPVTTAAGLLAVVGVFDVAGTIFSGWLTDRVDPRLLLLAYYGLRGMSLFLLPQLFGTDVQASMIAFIVFYGLDWVATVPPTLALCRQYFGSRAPVVFGWVFAAHQVGAAIAAFGAGVVRDVTGSYDGAWYAAAALCLVAAALSISIRRAPASVTGTTLPVEPVPAAADQAHG from the coding sequence GTGACCACCGTCCTGCCGCCCCGCACCCACCGGGTGCACCCCGCCTGGTGGGTCGCCGGGGTGACCTTCGTGGCGCTGATCGGTGCCGCTGCCTTCCGCGCCGTGCCCGGGGTGCTCATCGACCCGCTGCACGAGGAGTTCGGCTGGTCGCTGTCGACCATCTCCGCCGCCGTCGCGATCAACCTGGCCCTCTACGGGCTCACCGCGCCGTTCGCCGCGGCGCTGATGGACCGGTTCGGCATCCGCCGCGTGGTGGTGACAGCGCTGCTGGTCGTCGCGGCCGGCAGCGGGGCGACGGTGTTCATGACGGCGAGCTGGCAGCTCATCCTCTGCTGGGGCGTGCTGGTCGGCCTGGGCACCGGCTCGATGGCCCTCTCGCTGGTCGCGACGGTGACCGGCCGCTGGTTCGTCGAGCGGCGCGGGCTGGTCTCCGGCGTGCTCACCGCGGCGGGGGCCACCGGTCAGCTGGTGTTCCTCCCGGTCGTGGCGGTGGTGGACGAGCGCTGGGGCTGGCGCCCGGCGGCGCTGGGCACCGCGGCGGCGGCGCTCGCCGTCGTGCCCTTCGTGGTGTGGCTGCTCCGCGACCGGCCGCGCGACCTCGGGGTCGCGCCCTACGGCGGGACGGCGGCCGACGACGTCGACCCGGTCGGCGGGAACCCTGCGCGGACGGCGCTGCGCGGGCTGGCCGACGCGGTGCGGACCCGGCCGTTCTGGCTGCTGGCCGGCGGGTTCCTGATCTGCGGGGCCTCGACCAACGGGCTGGTGCAGCCGCACTTCATCCCCGCCGCGCACGACCACGGCATGCCGGTGACCACCGCCGCTGGGCTGCTCGCCGTGGTCGGCGTCTTCGACGTCGCCGGCACGATCTTCTCCGGCTGGCTCACCGACCGGGTCGACCCCCGGCTGCTGCTGCTGGCCTACTACGGGCTGCGCGGGATGTCGCTGTTCCTGCTGCCGCAGCTGTTCGGCACCGACGTGCAGGCGTCGATGATCGCGTTCATCGTCTTCTACGGCCTGGACTGGGTGGCGACCGTGCCGCCCACGCTGGCGCTGTGCCGGCAGTACTTCGGCTCGCGGGCGCCGGTGGTCTTCGGCTGGGTGTTCGCCGCGCACCAGGTCGGCGCCGCGATCGCCGCGTTCGGCGCCGGCGTGGTCCGCGACGTCACCGGCTCCTACGACGGCGCCTGGTACGCCGCCGCGGCGCTGTGCCTGGTGGCGGCGGCGCTGTCCATCTCCATCCGCCGCGCCCCGGCGTCGGTCACCGGGACCACGTTGCCGGTCGAGCCCGTCCCCGCCGCCGCCGACCAGGCCCACGGCTGA